ATAAGCTTCACAGCGACGTCAACGGAGCGTTAAACATTGTAAAACTTGGAGTGAAGAAGATTGTTAACGCGTTGAAGAAGCCTTTTTCTTTTCTCTTCACATCACGGAGTAACTCCCATAAAGGGGAGTAACGCCTTAGACCTAGGCAGAACCCTCGCATGGCGGGGAGTAGGTCAGTTTGATTTACGTTTTTATTCCCAGTTGCCGTTACTTATTCTGTGGTAACTTTAAGATACTACAAGGGACTTCTGCTGTCTGACCACTACGCCCCTGGATTAAAGTGGAATGAGAAGTTCGACGCATATGTTTCCCTTGCCTATAAGTACAGGGAAGTGCTCAACTTCTTCAGGGAGGGAAACGTTGAAGTAGAGGACTCTGTCATGGACCCCTTGCCTTTTCCCTTCGTCGAGGACAAACTAACACTGAGGGAATACCAAGAGAGGGCTTTGGGCGCGTGGCTGAAGACTAAGCGCGGAGTTATAGTAATACCTACCGGAGGAGGGAAGACTGCCATTGCCATAAAGGCCATGACAAAGCTGAAGGTATCCACGTTAGTTGTGGTACCAACCCTTGAGTTAATAGACCAGTGGTACGAGAAGATCCTGACCTTTTTGGGTACAGAGCCAGGAAGGATAGGAGGGGGATACGACGAGTTAAAGGGGATAACGGTGATAACTTACGACTCAGCCTACACTAGAGCTGAGGAACTAGGAAACAAGTTCTACTTCGTAGTCTTTGACGAGGTACATCACCTCCCCTCAGAAGGGTACTCGCAGATAGCCGAACTAATGGCCTCTCCTTACAGGATGGGGCTCTCGGCTACCGTGGAGAGAGAGGACGGGAGGCACGTGGAGCTACCCAGACTGGTCGGTCCCGTTGTGTTTAGGTTAGCGCCTAAAGACCTCGTGGGGAAGTACATTGCCCCCTACGAGATAAAGAAAGTGTACGTGGAACTCACGGAGGATGAAAAGGAGAGGTACAAGGAGCTGAGGAAAAAGCTGAAGAAGTTCCTAGAGGAGAAAAAGATGAAACTAGACAGTCTGAGGGCATTTCACAGGCTCCTCTATATGAGCGCGAAGTCCAAGGAAGCAAGGGAGGCCCTCCTGGCGTGGCACGAGGCTTTGAGGCTAGCTGTGAACTCCAGGGCAAAGATAGAGAAGTTGAGGGAAATACTAAAGGAAAATCCAGACAAGAAGATCATAGTGTTTACCAGGGACGTGGAGATGTGTTACGCCGTCTCGAGGGAGTTCCTCATACCTGCAGTGACCTATGTTACGCCTAAGGACGAAAGGGAAGAGATCATGAGAAAGTTCAAGGAGAACAAGTATAGGGTAATAGCCGTGTCTAACGTCTTCGACGAGGGAGTGGACATACCAGACGCCGACATGGCAGTGGTGCTAGGAGGGTACGGGACTTCAAGGCAATTCATACAGAGGTTGGGAAGAATACTCAGGAAGAGTGGAAACAAAAGAGCTACCTTATTTGAGATAGTGACCAAGGGCACTTCTGACTACAACTTGAGCAAGAGGAGGTCCCGTGCTCCCGTATGAACTAGGAAGGTTTAAGGTAGTTGGAGACAAGGTGTTTCCCCTCTTCGCTACGGAGGAGGATAAGGACGTCGCAGAGGAAGTAATAGGACTGTTTACAGTAGGCAAGAAGTTCGGAGAGATCCAGGAAGAGGAAAAAATGCTGGAGAAGGCCTACTCGGGGAACTCAAACGAGATAAAGCTAGTCAGGGGACTCTTTAAACTCATGGCTAGGAAGGTCGCGCTTTCCGGCAAGTCCAACGTCGAACCCGTGCTGATTAGGAGGGATGCGTTCTCCAGGGGCCCTGCGTTAACGAAGGAGGAAAGGGAGAAAATACTAAGGGAGGTCTCCCAGAAACTAGGCGTCAACGCTGAGGAAAACTTGTACGCTGACCTAGACAGCGAAAAGGTAGTGTCCTCGGTGCAACAGACCTCCCCAATCCAGCTAATCAAGGAGTACAACCTCTCCCTACTGCAGACGCTCATGTTTAGGTGTTATAAGCTTACGGTTGAGGTCCAGGACAACTGGAAGGAAATAGCCAGGAGAATAAAGCTCCTGGGCCTAATGTACACAGCCTATAGCGACCCAGTGAGGATAGAGGTCGTCGGACCAGCGACGCTCCTAAAGCTAACCGAGAAGTACGGGAGGAACATGGCCGTGCTCTTGCCTTACATTGTGGCGTCAAAGGACTGGAAAATAAGCGCCGAGGTAGTGCTGGGAAAGAGGAAAAAGAGAGTGTACGCAATGGAAGTCTCCGACTTCCCCTTAATAGATTCAAACACCGCGTTGTACGAGAGCGAGTTCGACAGCTCACTAGAGGAGAAGTTCTTCAAGGACTTCGTGTCGTCAATAAGGGACTGGAAGCTCAGGAGGGAGCCATCTGCCCTGGTCGTCAAGGACAGACTCTTCATACCGGACTTCTCTGCGACAAAGGGCAACTTGGAGGTCTATATAGAGATAGTGGGCTTTTGGACCAAGAACTACGTGAGAGAGAAGCTAGAGAAGTTGAGAGAGGTGAAAGTCCCCATATTAGTTCTCCTCAATTCCGAGTTGGGCAAGGAGGACTTTAACGGCTTTGAGGTCATTAAGTTCAAGGGAAAGGTGAACGTCGCAGAGGTCTATAAGTGGCTCAAGGAATACGAGAGGAAGAACGCCAACTACAACGTGACCTTTACCTTGGACAAGGACGTGGTGTCCCTAGAGGAGATCTCAAAGTCGTTAAACGTACCGTTGTATGTGGTGAGGAAAAACGCCAAGCCCGTCATTGGGTACACGCTCCTCAGAAACTACTACGTTAAAAACGAACTACTAGAGAAGCTAAAAACGGAGGACTTCCAGGGCAGGAGGCTCAGCGATCTTATAAGCGAGTACGGGAGCTACATAGTGGAAGTCCTAGAGTACCTCGGCTATAGGCTTAAATGGCTCAACATTACAGATGCTATAGTGCAGAGATGATCAAAGGAGCTATCTTTGATTTAGACGGGACTTTGGTCTCCACTGCTGTAGCTCACAAAACCGCGTGGGAGCTAGCCCTAAAGGAGATGGGCATAGAGAGGGAAGTAAACCTTGACATGCTAATGGGAATGAGAACCTTAGAAATAGCTAAAATCCTAGCAAACGAGAGGTACATGGAACTCTACGAGAAAAAGAACAACCATTACAGGGAGTTAGTAAAGAGATTGGCTAGCCCCACTTGCTGTGCAGAGGAGATACTCTGGGAGCTAAGAAAAAGAGGAGTAAAGATTGCAGTAGTGACTTCGTCAATAAGATCGTCAGCCCAACTTTCCTTAAGCGTCCTTAACTTTAAGCCCGACCTCATCGTAGCAGGGGATGATGTTGAAAGGGGAAAGCCAGACCCCGAACCCGTCATTAAGGCACTAAAAGCCATGAATCTAAGTCCTAAGGAGGTCTTTGGAGTAGGCGATACATTGCAAGACGTAATAGCTTACTACAAGGCTAACATAGAACGAATATTTCTTGTTGTAAGCGAGTTAAACATAAACAGAGAAGAAGGTGTAAAGTATGGGGCAAAAATCATACAAACTTTATGCAAGTTAAGGGACTTAGTTAATACATCTTGACCACCCTCTCAACTTCTTAATCTCCTGTAGTTCACCCCATATTGGTAGTTCTTTCGTAAACTATTTCATGGCCCGTGTTTGACCCTCCGCAGATTTGTTAATTCAAGGCGGAAGTTCTTTGCCTTGAATGCATTTTTGAACATTTTTTGGTCAATACTAGCTATGTGCTTATCCATTTATGTTAGTTTTCAGGATAATACCAAAAACCTATTTTCTCTTTACGTAAATTAGATAAATAGTTTTTATACTTTTGCACTTTTCATAGACTAAGAATAAAATGAGTTTTAACATAATCTATCATTTGTTTTGCAGTTTAACGGACATGGAAAATTTTTATTACTTAGAAAAGGTAACACTTTGATTTCCTAATCAAAACGCTAGGTAAGTTTTCTCACAAAGTGCCCCCATATTGAGAGGTAAAAAGGTTCTCAGCTGGATTTACGGATATGGGGCTAGCACTTAACATCGAAAAGGAAACTAACTCAACGTCCAGTCACGAGTCTTTCATCGCCAGGCCAATTTTAGTACCTGCCTAAAATCCTTAATGCGCTAAGCATAAGCCTAAAGCTTTCGTCTAGGACCCTTTAATCTAATCGCTACTCCTGTTTTCTACTGTAGTAATACTATTACCGTGAATCCCTTGAAGCTTTGTCTTTAGACAATGTCATATTAAAGTCTCAACATATTCTACAGTTAGTATCATAAGTAGTACTTGAGTTGTTAACGTAAGGTTTATAACCCTTAAAGTTAACTATAATCTTGACCTAAAATGGCTGCCAAAGTAAAGTTCAAGTACAAGGGAGAGGAGAAGGAAGTAGAGATCTCCAAGATAAAGAAGGTCTGGAGAGTAGGGAAGATGATATCCTTCACCTATGACGACAACGGCAAGACCGGAAGGGGAGCAGTAAGCGAGAAGGACGCTCCAAAGGAGCTGTTGGAGAAGCTAGGCAAATAAATAAATATTCTTTCTTCTTTTTATTTATGCATTTCTTTCTTTTATTACAATTAAACCGTGTTAAAGTTTTTTCTTTTTTGTTTCCATGATAACAATCTTTATAAACTTACCCGCCAATTGGTAGTTAGGAAAAAGTGAGACAATGATTGGCGATCTTAACCCTTCGAATATAATAGTTTTGTTGATTGTAGCAGCTGTATTGTTTTTCGGAGCCTCTAAAATACCCGAGCTATTTAGGAACATGGGTAGAGCTGTCGGCGAATTTAAGAAGGGTAGGATTGAAGCTGAAATGGAGCTAAATCAGATGCAACAAACTACCCAAGTAACGCAACAGCCTCAAGTGATTCCAAGCAGTGCATCATCACAGAGCCACGTATCTCCTGAAGAGCTAGAGAAACAGATAAAGGATCTACAGAGCAAGCTCGAGCAATTAAAGAAGAACGGTTCTACGTCGTAACATCCCTTTTTGTTTTCATAAAGTCAAAAATTTTTGGGGTTTGCTATGATAGACAACATCTCAGACTTTCTAATTATCCTTGTTGTAGGTATACTGCTTCTGTCAGGCCAAAAGGACATAAGCGGCACTGTGAAAAACATTGGGAAGACCTTGAACCAATTGAAGAGGACACAGGAGCAGTTCAGGCAAGAGCTAGCTAGAGAAATCAACGGACTAGGAGACGTAGTAGAGGAGACAAAGAAGAGTGTGGTAACTGACGTCACACCAACGTACAGGAGGATTAACAAGATCTCTCCTCAGCCTATAACGACGCTCCCCAGCAACGGTAATAAGCAAGAAGACAAGATAAAGCAGATAGAGGACGAAATCAAGAGATTACAGATGGAGTTAGAAAGGTTGAAGCAAAATGGTAACAAGAACTGAACAAATAAAGGACCAAGAGAGGCCCCTGCTTGATCATCTAAGAGAGCTCGCTCTTAGGCTAAGAAGGGCACTAATCGTTCTCGCTGTTATCTTTGTCGTCCTGTTTGCTTTTGACTTCACTTTCGTAAAAGTCTACGGTTTTACGTTACCTGTCATCTACCCTAACCTCTTCCACAGTATCTCCTCTAGGCTCATTGTATTCTTTATACATCACGAACTACCTAAGGGTCTAGAGCTGATTAACATTAACCCGTTTGATACGATCTACGCTTCCGCATACATCTCCTTTTTCTTCGCTCTCCTCGTGTCCATCCCTGTAATATTCTACGAGCTTTGGGGCTTTATCGCCCCTGGGCTTTACGAGAACGAGAAAAAGGCGATAAAGAACTTCGTGCTCCCTTCGTTCGTGCTCTTTCTCGCAGGGTCCAGTTTCGCTTACTTCATTATCATACCCTTTATGATGAAGTTCATCGTTATATTCACCCAGTCACTAGGAGTTGAACCAACCTTAGGACTCAAATCCTTTATCAGTACTTTGGTCACCCTTATGCTAGCCACAGGACTGGCCTTTGAGTTCCCCCTTGTAATGATCTCCCTCACCTACGTTGGACTAGTTAAAGCTGAGACATGGCAAAGGAACTGGAGATGGGGGGTTATGGGATCTTTCATAATAGCATGGATGATTTCCCCTGGCACTACAGGCGGAATTATTGAGACGACCATAGGCGTCATACTGTCGACGCTGTTCTTTATAGGAGTAGGGGTATCTAAAGCGGTGGAGAGGAGGAGAAATCAAAATATTAATCGGGTGAGTTAACACTTAAATCATGAAAGTTATTAAAAGAGATGGGAGCGAGGAAGATCTAATATACGAGAAAATAGTGGTCAGCGTCCTGAAGACCGGGGCCCCCATCTCAGTCTCGAGGAAAATAGCAATAATTGTCATAGGTAAGCTCTACGATGAGGACAGGAAAGAAGTAACGACAAAGGAACTTGCCTCCATGATCCTTAGCCTCCTTAAGAAGGAGAACGAGGAGTGGTTTAGAAACTGGATAGTCTACGATAGAGTAGCTAAAAGGAGGGAAACCGAGAAAGAGCTCTAATTACTTCCACGTCCCCTTCACTACCCATACGGGCTCCTCTTGTACCTCCAACTCCTTTGGCTCTACCTTGAGTTCCTCGAGTAGTTTCTCGTTAACCTTAACCCCAATTCCGGGAGCGTCAGAGACGGAAACATGTCCGTTGCCTACCGTTATTGAGTTGTAGATGAGATCCCTCTTCCACTGGGGGAACCAGTCGTAAAATGACTCCATTAGCAGTAGGGTAGGAGTTGCTGCGCTTAGCTGTACGGTAACGGCATACTGTATTGGCCCAAAAGCGTTGTGGTACGCTACTTCCACGTCAAAGGCCTCCGCCAAAGCGATAACCTTCCTCGCAATAGTTACGCCCCCAATGTTAGTTATATCAGGCTGTAGGACGTCTACTAGCCTCTCTCTCACGTAAAACGCTGTCTCCTTTAAGCTCAACAACCTTTCGCCCAGCGCCACCCTAGATGAGGTAGCTGAGCGATATCTCTTTAACCCTTCCACGTCCTCGTGGTGCACTGGTTCCTCCATGAATAACGGCCTGTACTTTTCAAGGGCCTTCGCTATCATGATTGCTGAGTCGGCGTTAAATCTGCCGTGGTGCTCTATCATAATCTCCCTCTCCTTCCCTATTGCCTCTCTGACAGACTTGACCCTCTCCTCTGCGTCCCTCAGCCCCTTAAAGTCAATCCAGTTGTAGTACCTGCCAAACGGGTCGAACTTCATGGAGCTGTAACCCATCTTGACTACTTCCTTTGCCTTTTCAGCGAAGTCCTGTGGGGAGACGCAATCCAAATACCAGCCGTTGGCGTATATAGGAATCCTTTCTCTTACCTTCCCGCCGAGGAGTTTGTAAATGGGAGCTCCCAGCTCTTTACCCATGATGTCCCACGATGCTATGTCAATTGCGCTAAACGCCGTTACTGACTCAAAGGACCTCGAGTAGTAGAAGTCCTGCTTGTACCACTCTTCGTAATTCCTCTCCACATCTTCTACCTCTTTTCCCACGAATGCCTTACTGACTTGCCTTACTGCGCTGTAGACCGGTAAAACTCTAAGCGTCGGAACTGCTTCTCCAAAGCCAACCTCTCCCTTTGTAGTGACTACCTTTACTATAATCGAAGTTGAGGCCCAAGTGGCGCTCCCCTTTTCCTTGTGTGTTACAACTATGGGCTCGATCTCTGAGATTTTCATATTACTATTTTTAACGGTACCAATATAAACCTTCAGAGCTTGCCTTAGAGACGTGATTTAAAGCTAAATACCCTGAAAGGAAAGACATAATGGATGATGAGCTTTCAGGCTAGTGAGAAGTGATCAGAGGTGCAAACTCTGAAAATCACCAGTCGAAGGGGCAACTGTTTCCGTCCTTAAGCGTCTTTTTCCTCGCCAAGCTGCAAAGGGGACAGAGGTTTATTACCTCGTCCTCTTTGACTATCTTCTCGGCCGTAATCCTCACGGCCTCAACGAACTCCTCGTCCTGTTGAAGTTTAAATATCAAGTCCGAGTTTCCCCTCTTCCCTTTTATGTAATAGTTTACCTCTGCAGTGGTTATACCCAGGAAGGAGGCTATTTGTGTCTGTGGCACTTTCCTCCTATAGAGCTCTATAACTATCATTGCCTTTATCGCTGGGATTACACTTCTACTTACCACTTCACAAGGTGCAATAACTTTCTTCAAGGTTAAAATTACTTAGCATTAACAGTATTAAAGATTATTTTAGATAAAACTAAAACTTTAGTTATACCAACAGTTTTAAACCAAATACCTCATCCTCGCTAAACTTAAGATAAAAACCCAATCTTTTCCCTATTTTGATCATGGGTATGTTGTCCGGGAGCGTGTAGAACTTTACTTTCTCCATTTTTAGCCTCTTTGCTTCCTTTATTATGCTCTCTACTAGTTTGGTCCCTATCCCATTTCGTCTATACGCTGGGGATACCACCAGCGAAAACTCTCCGTCGTCGTAAAGGGATATCTCCCCCACCACTTCACCGTCTAGCCTTGCAATGAGCATGACTAGGGCCCTCTTGATTATTAACTCCTTTACCTCCTCTTTCGAGACCTTCCTAAACGAGAAAAACCTCATGTAGAGGTCGTCTGGACTGAGGGAGTTATAGAGCTTGTATACCTCCTCCACGTCGTCTGGAGTAGCTTTGGATATTCTTAACTTGGAGATCACTTTTGCTTCCCTATGACGTGAAGCTTTATGAAGTTAGTCCTTCCCTCCTCTAACTTGGGGTCTCCGCCAACCACTACTATTTCATCACCCTCGTTTACGTAGTCCCTAGAGCACTCCTCCGCAAGCTGGGTTACTTCGTCTAGGCCCTTTGCCTCCCTTACGTGTACTGGAAGGACGCCCCAACAGAGCCTCAAGCGCCTTACAAGCTTCTGGTTAGGGCAAAGCCCAAGGATCACGCTCTTTGGCCTCAGTCTTGATATCCTTATCACGGATATTCCGCTCCTGCTGTGGACTGCAATAACTTTAGCCTTGGATAGCTCTGCCACGTTAATAGCTGCAAAGGCAATAGCGTCGTCGCTACTACTCAAGGGCGACGGCCTAGTGACCTTGACCCTTTTCTCCACTGAGACAATAATGTCGTGGAGGTACTTCACCGCCTCCAATGGGTAGTTACCTATGGCCGTCTCGTCGCTCAGCATTATGGAGTCTACTCCTTGATAGACGGAGTTAGACACGTCTATTACCTCAGCCCTAGTAGGGATTGGATTGGTAACCATCGACTCCAGTACTTGTGTTGCCAGTATTACCGGCTTTCCGTAGAGTTTGGACGTCCTCACTATCTTCCTCTGGATAAAGGGCAAGTTCTCCAGCCCTATTTCTACACCTAGGTCCCCTCTTGCCACCATTATTCCGTCACTGGCCTTTACTATCTCCCTCAAGTCTGCAAGGGCGTTTTTCTTCTCTATTTTCGCAATTATCCAAGTGTCTCCTCCAGCTAAGTCCCTGGCCTTCTGTACATCTGCGTGGCTTATCACAAAGGAAAGGCCAACGTAGTCGGCACCCAGGTTCAACGCCTCCTTCAGCAGTTCTAGGTCCCTACTGGTAATTCCCTCTGACAGTGAGATGTCTGGGACATTTATGCCCTTCTTCGAAGTTATTATACCACCTTCTAGAACTACTCCCTCAACCTTGTCCCTCTCTACCGAGGTCACCTTCACCTTGACGTTTCCGTCAGCTATGAGAACGAGGGTACCCGGCTTGACCCCCCG
This DNA window, taken from Candidatus Aramenus sp. CH1, encodes the following:
- the pyk gene encoding pyruvate kinase, translated to MRKTKIVATLGPSSEGKVKELSKYVNVFRINFAHGDEESRRKYFDLIHDYAKDSSILVDLPGPKIRVGQIEGRIEVKPGEKVTFSQNKGIPVEDPLFYRGVKPGTLVLIADGNVKVKVTSVERDKVEGVVLEGGIITSKKGINVPDISLSEGITSRDLELLKEALNLGADYVGLSFVISHADVQKARDLAGGDTWIIAKIEKKNALADLREIVKASDGIMVARGDLGVEIGLENLPFIQRKIVRTSKLYGKPVILATQVLESMVTNPIPTRAEVIDVSNSVYQGVDSIMLSDETAIGNYPLEAVKYLHDIIVSVEKRVKVTRPSPLSSSDDAIAFAAINVAELSKAKVIAVHSRSGISVIRISRLRPKSVILGLCPNQKLVRRLRLCWGVLPVHVREAKGLDEVTQLAEECSRDYVNEGDEIVVVGGDPKLEEGRTNFIKLHVIGKQK
- a CDS encoding HAD family phosphatase encodes the protein MAQHYRCYSAEMIKGAIFDLDGTLVSTAVAHKTAWELALKEMGIEREVNLDMLMGMRTLEIAKILANERYMELYEKKNNHYRELVKRLASPTCCAEEILWELRKRGVKIAVVTSSIRSSAQLSLSVLNFKPDLIVAGDDVERGKPDPEPVIKALKAMNLSPKEVFGVGDTLQDVIAYYKANIERIFLVVSELNINREEGVKYGAKIIQTLCKLRDLVNTS
- a CDS encoding DUF790 family protein — protein: MLPYELGRFKVVGDKVFPLFATEEDKDVAEEVIGLFTVGKKFGEIQEEEKMLEKAYSGNSNEIKLVRGLFKLMARKVALSGKSNVEPVLIRRDAFSRGPALTKEEREKILREVSQKLGVNAEENLYADLDSEKVVSSVQQTSPIQLIKEYNLSLLQTLMFRCYKLTVEVQDNWKEIARRIKLLGLMYTAYSDPVRIEVVGPATLLKLTEKYGRNMAVLLPYIVASKDWKISAEVVLGKRKKRVYAMEVSDFPLIDSNTALYESEFDSSLEEKFFKDFVSSIRDWKLRREPSALVVKDRLFIPDFSATKGNLEVYIEIVGFWTKNYVREKLEKLREVKVPILVLLNSELGKEDFNGFEVIKFKGKVNVAEVYKWLKEYERKNANYNVTFTLDKDVVSLEEISKSLNVPLYVVRKNAKPVIGYTLLRNYYVKNELLEKLKTEDFQGRRLSDLISEYGSYIVEVLEYLGYRLKWLNITDAIVQR
- a CDS encoding GNAT family N-acetyltransferase, encoding MISKLRISKATPDDVEEVYKLYNSLSPDDLYMRFFSFRKVSKEEVKELIIKRALVMLIARLDGEVVGEISLYDDGEFSLVVSPAYRRNGIGTKLVESIIKEAKRLKMEKVKFYTLPDNIPMIKIGKRLGFYLKFSEDEVFGLKLLV
- a CDS encoding mandelate racemase/muconate lactonizing enzyme family protein, whose protein sequence is MKISEIEPIVVTHKEKGSATWASTSIIVKVVTTKGEVGFGEAVPTLRVLPVYSAVRQVSKAFVGKEVEDVERNYEEWYKQDFYYSRSFESVTAFSAIDIASWDIMGKELGAPIYKLLGGKVRERIPIYANGWYLDCVSPQDFAEKAKEVVKMGYSSMKFDPFGRYYNWIDFKGLRDAEERVKSVREAIGKEREIMIEHHGRFNADSAIMIAKALEKYRPLFMEEPVHHEDVEGLKRYRSATSSRVALGERLLSLKETAFYVRERLVDVLQPDITNIGGVTIARKVIALAEAFDVEVAYHNAFGPIQYAVTVQLSAATPTLLLMESFYDWFPQWKRDLIYNSITVGNGHVSVSDAPGIGVKVNEKLLEELKVEPKELEVQEEPVWVVKGTWK
- a CDS encoding translocase, with the protein product MIDNISDFLIILVVGILLLSGQKDISGTVKNIGKTLNQLKRTQEQFRQELAREINGLGDVVEETKKSVVTDVTPTYRRINKISPQPITTLPSNGNKQEDKIKQIEDEIKRLQMELERLKQNGNKN
- a CDS encoding twin-arginine translocase TatA/TatE family subunit, whose protein sequence is MIGDLNPSNIIVLLIVAAVLFFGASKIPELFRNMGRAVGEFKKGRIEAEMELNQMQQTTQVTQQPQVIPSSASSQSHVSPEELEKQIKDLQSKLEQLKKNGSTS
- the tatC gene encoding twin-arginine translocase subunit TatC; its protein translation is MVTRTEQIKDQERPLLDHLRELALRLRRALIVLAVIFVVLFAFDFTFVKVYGFTLPVIYPNLFHSISSRLIVFFIHHELPKGLELININPFDTIYASAYISFFFALLVSIPVIFYELWGFIAPGLYENEKKAIKNFVLPSFVLFLAGSSFAYFIIIPFMMKFIVIFTQSLGVEPTLGLKSFISTLVTLMLATGLAFEFPLVMISLTYVGLVKAETWQRNWRWGVMGSFIIAWMISPGTTGGIIETTIGVILSTLFFIGVGVSKAVERRRNQNINRVS
- a CDS encoding DNA-binding protein is translated as MAAKVKFKYKGEEKEVEISKIKKVWRVGKMISFTYDDNGKTGRGAVSEKDAPKELLEKLGK
- a CDS encoding ATP cone domain-containing protein, whose product is MKVIKRDGSEEDLIYEKIVVSVLKTGAPISVSRKIAIIVIGKLYDEDRKEVTTKELASMILSLLKKENEEWFRNWIVYDRVAKRRETEKEL
- a CDS encoding transcriptional regulator; amino-acid sequence: MKKVIAPCEVVSRSVIPAIKAMIVIELYRRKVPQTQIASFLGITTAEVNYYIKGKRGNSDLIFKLQQDEEFVEAVRITAEKIVKEDEVINLCPLCSLARKKTLKDGNSCPFDW
- a CDS encoding DEAD/DEAH box helicase, whose amino-acid sequence is MVTLRYYKGLLLSDHYAPGLKWNEKFDAYVSLAYKYREVLNFFREGNVEVEDSVMDPLPFPFVEDKLTLREYQERALGAWLKTKRGVIVIPTGGGKTAIAIKAMTKLKVSTLVVVPTLELIDQWYEKILTFLGTEPGRIGGGYDELKGITVITYDSAYTRAEELGNKFYFVVFDEVHHLPSEGYSQIAELMASPYRMGLSATVEREDGRHVELPRLVGPVVFRLAPKDLVGKYIAPYEIKKVYVELTEDEKERYKELRKKLKKFLEEKKMKLDSLRAFHRLLYMSAKSKEAREALLAWHEALRLAVNSRAKIEKLREILKENPDKKIIVFTRDVEMCYAVSREFLIPAVTYVTPKDEREEIMRKFKENKYRVIAVSNVFDEGVDIPDADMAVVLGGYGTSRQFIQRLGRILRKSGNKRATLFEIVTKGTSDYNLSKRRSRAPV